One region of Faecalibacter bovis genomic DNA includes:
- a CDS encoding TIGR03915 family putative DNA repair protein, producing the protein MENYVFDGSFDGLMTLIFDYYVRKPQSIKVWNERDYQPTMFDEIYNVISDPDKANRVRKRLKSKLSKHGWKRFYCTFLSEQKEAFQHLFNFACYVIDSDQNVESNFGNEDVLYLAQMDRKVNREKHHFEAFIRFEQFPDGTFYSTIEPKYHILPLILNHFKNRYADQNWIIYDLIRKTGLLYSKDEEKVIPIQLDFAPKQNHSIVKSYEPTEQQYQDLWKGYFKSANIPARKNTKLHVQLLPKRFWKYLTEKEY; encoded by the coding sequence ATGGAAAATTATGTTTTTGATGGAAGTTTTGATGGTTTAATGACATTAATATTTGATTATTATGTACGAAAGCCACAATCAATTAAAGTTTGGAATGAAAGAGATTATCAACCAACTATGTTTGATGAAATTTATAATGTTATTTCAGATCCCGATAAAGCAAATCGCGTACGAAAAAGATTAAAATCGAAACTAAGTAAACATGGTTGGAAACGTTTTTATTGTACTTTTTTATCTGAACAAAAAGAAGCTTTTCAACACCTATTTAATTTTGCTTGTTATGTAATTGATTCTGATCAAAACGTAGAATCAAATTTCGGAAATGAAGATGTTTTATATCTTGCACAAATGGATAGAAAGGTGAATCGAGAAAAACATCATTTCGAAGCATTTATACGTTTCGAACAATTTCCTGATGGTACATTTTATTCGACTATCGAACCAAAATATCATATACTTCCATTGATTTTAAATCATTTTAAAAATCGATATGCTGATCAGAATTGGATTATATATGATTTAATTAGAAAAACTGGATTATTGTATTCGAAAGATGAAGAAAAAGTAATTCCGATTCAATTGGATTTTGCACCAAAACAAAATCATTCAATTGTTAAATCTTACGAACCGACGGAACAACAATATCAGGATTTATGGAAAGGTTATTTTAAATCTGCCAATATTCCTGCGCGAAAAAACACAAAATTACATGTCCAATTATTGCCAAAACGCTTCTGGAAATACCTTACTGAGAAAGAATATTAA
- a CDS encoding helix-turn-helix domain-containing protein encodes MKTKRINPEDIQLISETVISLLKKELEIKQSCKWITSKEVSKLLGVSNSKLQKMRQQNLITYSNFGRNIYYDTDEILHILEQNKVDKILQ; translated from the coding sequence ATGAAAACAAAACGAATTAACCCAGAAGACATTCAACTAATTTCAGAAACTGTAATTAGCCTTCTAAAAAAAGAATTAGAAATTAAACAATCCTGCAAATGGATTACATCAAAAGAAGTTTCAAAACTTTTAGGTGTTTCAAATTCAAAACTCCAAAAGATGAGACAACAAAACCTCATCACCTATTCAAATTTTGGAAGAAACATTTATTACGACACAGACGAAATATTACATATACTCGAACAAAATAAAGTAGATAAAATTCTACAGTAA
- a CDS encoding RteC domain-containing protein, with the protein MQSPLLEMYYQFEEEITKIEMTDIDINKKAYQAINISIKYLNLLEEQLLINKFHSKQSEIEYFKFFYPKYFNVHYYYTTIYNLENEKYQKCLTKEQEIEFYNKFKEKLKIINDANLDVLKLFKPEPGNIDKKLFLRKNYKWRRKNFTNFISESYIFNTISNVVGKHKAIKKLIIYSDNKIHELSNCKPPPTYQLKWTASKVLLMELIYSLYLIGFINQGKVELTELVLFFETNFDIKLNNHNNIIQDIKMRKINKFKLLDQLKEVLSNKLDT; encoded by the coding sequence ATGCAATCGCCATTACTTGAAATGTATTACCAATTTGAAGAAGAAATTACTAAAATAGAGATGACAGATATTGATATTAACAAAAAAGCTTATCAAGCAATTAACATTTCTATTAAGTACTTAAATCTTTTAGAAGAACAATTATTAATCAATAAATTTCATTCAAAACAAAGTGAAATTGAATACTTCAAATTCTTTTATCCCAAATATTTCAATGTGCATTATTATTACACCACGATATATAATTTAGAGAATGAAAAATATCAAAAATGTTTAACTAAAGAGCAAGAGATAGAATTTTATAACAAATTTAAAGAGAAACTAAAGATTATAAACGATGCAAATTTAGACGTATTAAAACTGTTTAAACCAGAACCAGGTAATATCGATAAAAAGTTATTCCTCAGAAAAAATTATAAATGGAGGCGTAAAAATTTCACTAATTTCATCAGTGAATCATACATATTTAACACCATTTCTAATGTTGTCGGCAAGCACAAAGCCATTAAGAAACTTATTATTTATTCAGACAATAAAATTCACGAATTATCAAATTGCAAACCACCACCAACATATCAACTCAAATGGACAGCTTCAAAAGTATTATTAATGGAGCTTATATATTCATTATATCTTATCGGATTTATAAATCAAGGTAAAGTTGAATTAACAGAATTAGTTCTATTTTTTGAAACAAATTTTGATATTAAACTCAATAATCATAACAACATCATTCAAGATATTAAAATGAGAAAGATAAATAAATTCAAGTTATTAGATCAATTAAAAGAGGTCCTCTCAAACAAATTAGATACATAA
- a CDS encoding site-specific integrase, whose amino-acid sequence MKNNFKIHVYPRQAKANKLGQQPIYFCVRVNGKRWEFSTKQYIDPKTWDAKNSKIKGNNKTASTINAQVEITKSKINTIFLEYNFKNETLTIDTLKEEVQGKTNKNKRTLIPIFQNHNKQMKALVPKEYSPGTLERYETSLRHTQNFIKHQYKKEDISLDEINHAFIMDYDFYLRTERNCSNNTTIKYLKNFKKIINLCIANDWIQRDPFTNYKSKLDKIERIFLSTEEIQSIYNKEYTTDRLTLVKDIFIFSCFTGLAYIDIVNLTKNNIVKGIDGQLWIHTYRQKTSTPTKIPLLEIPLAILEKYKDNPICATGKLLPIYSNQKMNEYLKEITAITKINKDLTFHCARHTFATTVTLSNGVPIESVSKMLGHTNIKTTQHYARITEQKISNDMQNLKQVIENKSIINKNAI is encoded by the coding sequence ATGAAGAACAATTTTAAAATCCATGTCTACCCAAGACAAGCCAAAGCCAATAAACTAGGACAACAACCTATTTATTTTTGTGTACGAGTAAACGGAAAAAGATGGGAATTCAGTACAAAACAATACATTGATCCTAAAACTTGGGATGCTAAAAATTCCAAAATTAAAGGCAACAACAAAACAGCCAGTACAATAAATGCACAAGTTGAAATCACAAAATCAAAGATTAATACAATATTCTTAGAATACAATTTCAAGAACGAAACCCTAACTATTGACACATTAAAAGAAGAAGTACAAGGAAAAACAAATAAGAATAAACGAACACTTATTCCAATATTCCAAAATCATAACAAACAAATGAAAGCCTTAGTTCCAAAAGAATATTCTCCAGGAACACTTGAAAGATACGAAACCTCACTAAGGCACACACAAAACTTCATCAAGCATCAATACAAAAAGGAAGATATTTCTCTGGACGAAATTAACCATGCGTTTATCATGGATTATGATTTCTACCTAAGAACAGAACGTAATTGCAGCAATAACACAACAATTAAATATCTTAAAAACTTCAAGAAAATAATCAATTTATGTATAGCAAACGATTGGATTCAAAGAGATCCATTTACAAACTACAAATCTAAGTTAGACAAAATTGAAAGAATATTCTTATCAACAGAAGAGATTCAATCCATATACAACAAAGAATATACAACAGATAGATTAACACTTGTAAAAGACATTTTCATTTTTTCATGTTTTACTGGTTTAGCCTATATAGACATTGTAAATCTTACAAAAAACAATATTGTAAAAGGTATCGATGGACAATTATGGATTCATACCTACAGACAGAAAACTTCAACTCCAACCAAAATTCCATTATTAGAAATACCACTTGCTATATTAGAAAAATACAAGGACAATCCAATATGTGCTACTGGAAAATTATTACCTATTTACTCGAACCAAAAAATGAACGAGTATTTAAAAGAAATAACTGCAATCACGAAAATTAATAAAGATCTAACCTTTCATTGCGCCAGACATACGTTTGCTACTACCGTTACTTTATCCAACGGAGTACCTATCGAATCTGTTTCTAAAATGTTAGGACATACCAATATTAAAACTACGCAACATTATGCAAGAATAACAGAACAAAAAATTAGCAATGATATGCAAAACTTAAAACAAGTAATTGAAAATAAATCGATTATAAATAAAAATGCAATATAG
- a CDS encoding transcriptional regulator → MNYIKHLNNFYNKIQIDPEIAPCQIALYLALFQCWNKQRFENPIHIIRDEVMRLSKITSKSTYHRSMKILHNNQYIIYIPSYNPYIGSQIYFKDLTLELKNNNTTQPKKNKAINTVIDTPLEQTSPKKNKPINKVIDTPINTPIEPIYKQENNKQENINSLCKQAQIPFLIFDKNFKNNIAKNQSAGKAEMLQKEKSSVKKEKGTNPTLDQVKEFFQDKDNTSIEAEKFFYYFESNGWLVGGKTKMKNWKAAANNWMINATVFSKNQNNGLQKKLDTSLNKKYDEPL, encoded by the coding sequence ATGAACTACATCAAACACCTTAATAACTTCTACAATAAAATACAAATAGATCCCGAAATAGCACCATGTCAAATCGCTTTGTATTTAGCACTATTTCAATGTTGGAACAAACAAAGGTTTGAAAATCCTATACACATCATTCGAGATGAAGTTATGCGACTAAGCAAAATCACATCCAAAAGCACCTATCATCGTTCCATGAAAATATTACACAACAATCAATACATCATTTACATTCCATCCTATAATCCATACATAGGAAGTCAAATCTATTTCAAAGACCTAACATTAGAATTAAAAAACAACAATACAACCCAACCAAAAAAGAATAAAGCAATAAACACAGTTATTGATACACCTTTAGAACAAACCAGTCCAAAAAAGAACAAACCAATAAACAAGGTTATAGACACACCTATAAACACACCCATAGAGCCTATATATAAACAGGAAAACAATAAACAGGAAAACATAAATAGCTTATGTAAGCAAGCACAAATTCCTTTTTTAATTTTTGATAAAAATTTTAAAAATAACATAGCTAAAAATCAATCAGCTGGAAAAGCTGAAATGCTCCAAAAAGAAAAAAGTTCCGTCAAAAAAGAAAAAGGTACAAATCCAACATTAGACCAAGTCAAAGAATTCTTTCAAGATAAAGACAATACATCAATCGAAGCTGAAAAGTTTTTTTACTATTTCGAATCCAATGGATGGTTAGTTGGAGGAAAAACCAAAATGAAAAACTGGAAGGCTGCTGCAAATAATTGGATGATTAACGCAACCGTATTCTCTAAAAATCAAAACAACGGATTACAAAAAAAATTAGATACATCACTAAACAAAAAATACGACGAACCATTATAA